Part of the Ferrimicrobium sp. genome, TCGTGCCCTGAGTTCATGAACACTGAGCTGTGATGTCTCGACGATCACATCAGCGAGATCGCGCACACGCTCGAGGGCGACGCGCTCGAGGGCGATCGCCGGAGCCAGGCCATCAGCAACGATCGGATGGCGTCGTTTGGTGCCTTCAAACCGGGAGATCAACACGTCGTCACGGGCCTCCAAAAAGATGGTCTGCACGTCGATCGGTGCAGCCTTGAGCTCATCGATCAGCTCGACAAGCTGACCAAAGTCATTGTTCGACGGGTAGCCCAGGATGAGCGCGAGCTTGCCGATACTCCCCTGCGTCCCAAGCTCGACAACCTTTGAGATGAGCGAGAGTGGCAGGTTGTCGATGACGAACCAACCAGCATCCTCTAGGGCAGCACCGACGGTGGAGCGGCCGGCCCCAGACATCCCAGCGACGACGACGAGCTCACTCATCGACGACGCTCAAAGTGCAGAGCGAGCAGGCGGGGGTAGGACTGTACCTGCTGATATTCGTCGGCTCTGGCGACAAAACCAGGAGGAGGTGCGGGTTCGTCCATCTGGGCCAAGATGAGACCGTGAGCGATCGCGCGATTGAGATATTCGGAGAGCGGTCGGTGCACAAAGGGCACAAAAACGTTCGCGTCAACCTCCTCCATCTGAATATCCTCCTGCAGGTACGGCCCAAGGCGCCAGTACTGCTCGCCGAGATCGATATCATCGATAAAACCCGAACCGGGCGTCTGAAGGATCGGATGGTTCAACAAGAGAAGGAAGCGGCCCCCGTCGGCCAGCACCCGTGCCACCTCGGTCAAGACCTCATCGAGTTCGACGACGTGCTCAAGCACCAGACAGATCAGCACCGCATCGAAGCTACCGGTTACAAACGGTAGCGCCGCACCGGCCGCGAGCACACCTCGTGAGCCACGGCTACGTGCCGTCACGAGTTGACTATGTGAGCTGTCGAGCACCACCACATCCGCCCCATCGCCAGCAAGCACCCTGGCCAACTGCCCCTCTCCGCCGCCGACGTCGAGCACGCGTCTCGCACCACGCAGTCCGTCACGGACGAGCGGTTTGATCTGCTCCTCGTACTCGGCATCACTGCCTTCGGTGAAGCCAGCCTGCCACCAAGGGGCGTTCGTCTCCCAGGAGTCTCGTAAAATGATAGGCCATTCAGGTAGGGCACGAAACTGTTCTAGATCCACCGTTACTCCTCGCCAGCCTTCGCGGTTCCGCCATAAACCTTAGTCAGCTGCTCTAGGAGTTGGGTGGCCACCGACTCGGGGACTATCTTCGTACCGACGAGCTCCTCCTTCGAGGCCTGGGCAATCTCAAACACCGAGCCGTAATGGGCCAGCAGCTTTGAGCGACGTTTGGGGCCAAGCCCCGGAATCTGATCTAATACCGACTGCTCGGCGGTGATCGTCCGGCGCCGTCGGTGGTAAGTAATCGCAAAGCGATGTGACTCGTCCCGTAGGGTCTGCAAGAGGTACAACGCCTGAGAGCCGCGAGGAAGTCGCAACGGCTCAGCCAATCCAGGCCGATATACCTCCTCAAAACTCTTTGCCAACGACGCGAGCTCGATGGTTGAGCTGAGCGCAAGCTCTTCGAGCACACGCACCCCTACGGAGAGTTGACCGGCACCACCATCGAGAAGAATCAGGTTCGGACGATAGGCGAATCGACGACCCCGATCGAGCGCCTGTCCCTCCTCAGCGAGAAGGCGACCGAGCCGACGACGCAGGACCTCCTCCATCGCCTGAAAGTCGTCATTCTTCGGGATCGAGACGCTGAAATGGCGATAGTCGCGATGCTTCATCAGCCCATCCTCCATCACCACCATCGAACCAACGTAGTTCGTCCCTTGGAGATGACTCATGTCGTAGCACTCAATCCGCAGCGGCGACTCGGATAGCGAAAGTTGCCTCGCGAGCTCGACAAGCGCCTCGGCACGGGCGTTGTGGTCGGTGGCCCGTCGAAGCCGGTTGCGCCGAAACTCTTGGCGTGCGTTCTCGTTGGCTGTCGCAACAAGTGCTCGCGGACGCCCCCGTTGCCCGACACTGACCTGTACCCTACGCCCTGCCAATTCGCTCAGGAGCGTCTCCAATCGCTCACGATCACTGACCGGCGACGGCAAAATAATGCGTGCCGGGTAATCGAAGGCTTTTTCGGCGTAGTAGAGCTCGAGTACCCGGGCCAACATCTCCTCACCAGTGATGTCTTCCACGAGGTCGGCGATGACCCCGTTGGTACCCACGACGCGCCCACCACGCACCCGGAGCGCCTGCAAACTGACCTCGAGTTCATCAGCACAGACTCCAAAGACATCCATATCGCTGTCGTTGCCAATGACCATCTCCTGACGCTCGAGCACACTTTGGATAGCCGACAGCTGATCGCGATACCGCGCCGCCTGTTCGAACTCGAGCTCCTTGGCCGCCTCCCGCATCTTGGCGTCGATGATACGAGCAAGTTCGGTCCCCTGCCCTCCGAGAAACTGCGACACCCGGTCAACCATCTCGCGATAATCCTCATGCGACACCGAACCGATGCAAGGACCAACGCAACGCCCAATGTGGTAGTAGAGGCAGGGGCGACCTTCCCTGGTATGGCGAGCCAACTTGGACCCGGAACAGCTCCGCAGCGGCAACGCTCGCAGCAGGAGTTCGAGGGTCTCCCGGGCCGCACCAGCGTTGACATAGGGTCCGTAGTAGCGCACCTTGGGGCGGCGCGCCCCGCGAACGAGCATCGCCCGGGGCCACTCTTCATTCATCGTCACCGCGATCATCGGGTAGCTCTTATCGTCGCGCAGGCGAATGTTGTAGCGCGGGCGATGCTCCTTGATCAGCGAATACTCGAGCATGAACGCCTCGGCATCGCTAGCGACCGTAATCCAGGTCACCGACTCGGCAACCGCCATCATCGCCCGCGTCTTGCCAGAAAGCGTCTCCGGTGGCGCAAAATAACTTGACACCCGAGCACGCAAGGATTTGGCTTTACCGACGTAGATAACCCTGCCTTCGGCGTCACGAAACTGATACGATCCAGGCTGGTCCGGTATCGATGACTTCCGAGGCCGCTCAATCACGGCGAAGGAGCGGGGCAAGGAACTGCCCAGTGTAACTTACCGTCGAGCGTGCCACCTCCTCGGGCGTTCCCACAACCAGGACCTGACCACCACGATCACCACCATCAGGGCCCAGATCGATGAGATGATCCGCTGTCTTGATCACGTCGAGATTGTGCTCGATGACGACCACAGTGTTACCCTGATCGACCAACGAGTGAAGGACAATCAGGAGCTTGCGCACATCTTCGAAGTGCAAACCCGTGGTCGGCTCATCCAGGATATACAGGGTCTTGCCAGTCTGTCTCCGGGCCAACTCACTGGCCAACTTGACCCGTTGGGCCTCGCCACCCGACAGGGTGGTAGCCGGCTGACCCAGTCGAACGTAGCCGAGCCCGACCTCGTCCAACGTGATAAGGTGTCGAAGGATCGAAGGTTGGCGGGCAAAGAACTGGCGGGCCTGTTCGATCGGCATATCGAGCACATCAGCGATCGACTGTTCGCGGTAGGTAATCTCCAAGGTCTCACGATTAAAGCGAGCGCCATGGCAGGCCTCACAGGTGACAAACACATCCGGGAGGAAGTTCATCTCAATGCGGTTAGTCCCCTCGCCGCTACAGGCCTCGCATCGCCCTCCCTTGACATTGAACGAGAAGCGGCCTGGCTTATAGCCACGTGCTCGGGCCTCGGGCATCTCGGCGAAGAGCTTACGGATATGGTCAAACATCCCCGTATAGGTGGCAGGATTCGAACGAGGCGTCCGGCCGATTGGAGACTGATCGATGTCGATCACCTTATCGATCAGCTCGAGGCCAGTGATGCCCTTATGTCGCCCTGGTATGTCACGGGATCGGTTGACTTGGGATCTAGCTGCCTTGAACAGGATCTCATTGACCAGCGACGATTTTCCAGATCCAGCGACACCAGTGACACAGGTCAAGACGCCGATCGGAAACGCCACATCTACGTCCTTGAGGTTGTTTTCACTCGCACCCAACACCGTGATCGCACCCCGTTCGGCCACTCTTCGATGCGTGGGAACCTCCACTCGACGCTTGCCAGATAGATAGGCACCAGTCAGCGACGTCTTGGACTTCAGCAAGTTCTTGACCGAACCGGCAAAGACGACCTCACCGCCGTGTTCACCTGCCCCAGGACCAATATCGACGACGTGGTCAGCAGCACGAATGGTATCCTCGTCATGCTCGACGACCAGGACGGTATTCCCCTGGTCACGGAGTTTGACGAGGGTGTCGATCAGGCGATGATTGTCGCGCTGGTGAAGACCGATCGATGGCTCATCAAGGACATAGAGGACACCGGCCAACCCACTCCCGATCTGGGATGCAAGTCGGATCCGCTGTGCCTCACCGCCCGAAAGGGTGGCAGCGCTACGAGCCAAGGTGAGATAATCGAGCCCGACGTCGACCAAGAATCGCAGCCGCGCCGAAATCTCCTTAAGGATTTGGGCCGCAATTTGGCGCTCGCGGCTATCGAGATCGAATGCTCCAACGCGCTCCAACGCATCCCCGATCGGAAGTGCGACAAAGCGATCGATCGAGATATCGTCAATGGTCACTGCTCGGGCCTCGGGCTTGAGACGCGTTCCGCCACAGCCTTCGCAGGGCACCTGGCGCATATAGGACTCAATGATCGCCCGAGCGGTCTCGCTCTCCACCTCCGCGTGCCGACGCTTCAAGAAATTGACTGCTCCCTCGTAGGTGAAGCTGTAAGAGCGCTCACGACCTCGGCGATCGACGTATTCGTGGGTAACCTTATCCTCGATACCGTAGAGGATTATCCTGCGCTGGGCATCGTCGAGTGAGCCAACCGGCTTGGTCAACGGGATCTGATACTCCTTGGCCACCCGTTCGAGCATGTGCTCCAAGTAATCGGCCCGTAATGCACCAAACGGGGCGACGGCACCCTGCAAGAGCGACCGAGAGGGATCAGGCAACACCAATTCCTCATCGACTTCAAAGCGCATCCCGAGACCTGAACAGACAGGGCAGGCACCAAACGGGGAGTTGAATGAGAAGTTTCGAGGTTCGAGACGACCAAGAGATATTCCACAGACCACGCACGCTAGCTCCTCGGAGTAACGCTCGACTCGGACTACCTTGCGATCGTCGTCTACTTCGAGCACGTCAACTCGTCCTTTGGTGAGTGCCAGCGCCGTCTCGGTAGATTCGACAAGTCGTCGCACATCGGAGACATCGACGCGCAGGCGATCCACGATGACCGAGATCGAGTGGGCTTCATAACGCTCAAGGGCAACCGATTTGCGATCGCTTAGCTCTACCAGCACGTCGTCGATCATGACGCGAGCAAAACCCTGCTTGGTCAGATCATCCAGCAGAGCCTGGTACTCACCTTTACGCTGTTGCACCACCGGGGCGGCGATCATCACCCGACGATCGCCAAAATGCGCGAGGACAAGATCAACGATCTCTTGGGGCGTCTGCTGAGCGACGATGCGACCACACTGTGGGCAGTGTGGTCGACCGATTCGGGCAAAGAGCAGGCGGAGATAGTCGTAGATCTCGGTAACCGTCGCCACAGTGGATCGCGGATTATGCGAGGCCGTCTTCTGATCGATCGAAATCGCAGGTGAGAGACCGTCGATAAAATCGACATCTGGCTTCTCCATCAGGCCGAGAAACTGA contains:
- the rapZ gene encoding RNase adapter RapZ; protein product: MSELVVVAGMSGAGRSTVGAALEDAGWFVIDNLPLSLISKVVELGTQGSIGKLALILGYPSNNDFGQLVELIDELKAAPIDVQTIFLEARDDVLISRFEGTKRRHPIVADGLAPAIALERVALERVRDLADVIVETSQLSVHELRARTLELIDPTALRQRLQVQVTSFGYKYGIPLDADLVFDARFLPNPYWYSHLRAKSGLEAEVREFVLAQPDTSPFLAHLWPFIEFLLPRFVSEGKSYLNVTVGCTGGRHRSVVIAEVLARRITQAGFEVKVSHRDLERAE
- a CDS encoding methyltransferase domain-containing protein codes for the protein MDLEQFRALPEWPIILRDSWETNAPWWQAGFTEGSDAEYEEQIKPLVRDGLRGARRVLDVGGGEGQLARVLAGDGADVVVLDSSHSQLVTARSRGSRGVLAAGAALPFVTGSFDAVLICLVLEHVVELDEVLTEVARVLADGGRFLLLLNHPILQTPGSGFIDDIDLGEQYWRLGPYLQEDIQMEEVDANVFVPFVHRPLSEYLNRAIAHGLILAQMDEPAPPPGFVARADEYQQVQSYPRLLALHFERRR
- the uvrA gene encoding excinuclease ABC subunit UvrA translates to MPEVLRIQGAREHNLKNISLDIPRDRLVVLTGLSGSGKSSLAFDTIFAEGQRRYVESLSSYARQFLGLMEKPDVDFIDGLSPAISIDQKTASHNPRSTVATVTEIYDYLRLLFARIGRPHCPQCGRIVAQQTPQEIVDLVLAHFGDRRVMIAAPVVQQRKGEYQALLDDLTKQGFARVMIDDVLVELSDRKSVALERYEAHSISVIVDRLRVDVSDVRRLVESTETALALTKGRVDVLEVDDDRKVVRVERYSEELACVVCGISLGRLEPRNFSFNSPFGACPVCSGLGMRFEVDEELVLPDPSRSLLQGAVAPFGALRADYLEHMLERVAKEYQIPLTKPVGSLDDAQRRIILYGIEDKVTHEYVDRRGRERSYSFTYEGAVNFLKRRHAEVESETARAIIESYMRQVPCEGCGGTRLKPEARAVTIDDISIDRFVALPIGDALERVGAFDLDSRERQIAAQILKEISARLRFLVDVGLDYLTLARSAATLSGGEAQRIRLASQIGSGLAGVLYVLDEPSIGLHQRDNHRLIDTLVKLRDQGNTVLVVEHDEDTIRAADHVVDIGPGAGEHGGEVVFAGSVKNLLKSKTSLTGAYLSGKRRVEVPTHRRVAERGAITVLGASENNLKDVDVAFPIGVLTCVTGVAGSGKSSLVNEILFKAARSQVNRSRDIPGRHKGITGLELIDKVIDIDQSPIGRTPRSNPATYTGMFDHIRKLFAEMPEARARGYKPGRFSFNVKGGRCEACSGEGTNRIEMNFLPDVFVTCEACHGARFNRETLEITYREQSIADVLDMPIEQARQFFARQPSILRHLITLDEVGLGYVRLGQPATTLSGGEAQRVKLASELARRQTGKTLYILDEPTTGLHFEDVRKLLIVLHSLVDQGNTVVVIEHNLDVIKTADHLIDLGPDGGDRGGQVLVVGTPEEVARSTVSYTGQFLAPLLRRD
- the uvrC gene encoding excinuclease ABC subunit UvrC, giving the protein MPRSFAVIERPRKSSIPDQPGSYQFRDAEGRVIYVGKAKSLRARVSSYFAPPETLSGKTRAMMAVAESVTWITVASDAEAFMLEYSLIKEHRPRYNIRLRDDKSYPMIAVTMNEEWPRAMLVRGARRPKVRYYGPYVNAGAARETLELLLRALPLRSCSGSKLARHTREGRPCLYYHIGRCVGPCIGSVSHEDYREMVDRVSQFLGGQGTELARIIDAKMREAAKELEFEQAARYRDQLSAIQSVLERQEMVIGNDSDMDVFGVCADELEVSLQALRVRGGRVVGTNGVIADLVEDITGEEMLARVLELYYAEKAFDYPARIILPSPVSDRERLETLLSELAGRRVQVSVGQRGRPRALVATANENARQEFRRNRLRRATDHNARAEALVELARQLSLSESPLRIECYDMSHLQGTNYVGSMVVMEDGLMKHRDYRHFSVSIPKNDDFQAMEEVLRRRLGRLLAEEGQALDRGRRFAYRPNLILLDGGAGQLSVGVRVLEELALSSTIELASLAKSFEEVYRPGLAEPLRLPRGSQALYLLQTLRDESHRFAITYHRRRRTITAEQSVLDQIPGLGPKRRSKLLAHYGSVFEIAQASKEELVGTKIVPESVATQLLEQLTKVYGGTAKAGEE